CGACCAGAAGACCGTCGGGGCCGAGCTCGCGAAGGCCTACCACATCAAATCCCCCGAGCGGCTCAGCGAGTGCTCCATATGCCACCGCTGACCGCCCCCTCCCGCCGCGAGGCCCTGGGCCTGCTCTCCGCGGGCCTCGCGGCGGGCCTCGGCGCCTGCTCGAAACCCTCCGAGGAGCTGGTGCCCTACGTGGTGCAGCCGGAGCGGCTGCTGCCCGGCGTGCCGGAGCGCTACGCCACCGCGCTGTCGCTCGGCGGCTGGGCGCGGGGCGTCCACGCCATCGCGGTGGATGGGCGGCCGATCAAGATCGAGGGCAACCCGCTGCACCCCGCGAGCCTCGGGGCCACCGACGTCTTCGCCGAGGCCGCGATCCTCGACCTCTACGATCCCGACCGCTCTCGCACGGTCACCGAGCGGGTGAACGGCATCGCCTCCTGGGACATGGTCGAGCGGGCGCTGGCCGCGCCCCTGGCCGAGGCGCGCCGGCAGAAGGGCAAGGGCTTCCGCCTGCTGACCGGGCACGTCACGTCGCCGACGCTCCTGCGCCAGATCGCGGCCCTGCTCCAGGCGATGCCGGACGCCGCCTGGCACGTCCACGAGCCCCTGGACGACGCGGCATCGCTCCGTGGGGCGGAGCTCGCCTTCGGCCGCCCCTTGCGCGCCCTGCCGGATCCCGGCCGGGCCGAGACGATCCTGTGCGTCGGCGCCGACCCGCTCGGGCCGGGGCCGGACCAGATCCGGTTCGGCCGCGCCTTCATCGACCGCCGCCGCGATTCGGCCCGGTTCGGCCGGCTCTACGTCGCCGAGACCGCGCTGACCCAGACCGGCATCAAGGCCGATGCCCGCTGCGCCCTCCATCCCCGCGACGCGGGCGCCCTCCTGGCCGCCCTGGCCAATGCGCTCGGCGCGGCCCTCCCCGCGCCCGACCTGCCGCAAGAGGCCGCCCGCTTCGCCGCCGCTGCGGCGGCGGATCTGCGCGGGGCCGAGGGCCGGGCCCTGGTCCTGGTCGGCGACGCCCTGCCGCCCGAGCTGCACGCCCTCGGCCACTGGATCAACGGCCGGCTCAAGGCGCCGGTCACCTACACGGCGCCGCTCGACGGGGCGGGCGACCGCGCACCGGCCGATCTCGCGTCCCTGGCGGCGGATCTCGAGGGCGGCGCGGTCACCTGCCTGGCCATCCTCGGCTGCAACCCGGTCCAGACGGCGCCCGCCGACCTCGGCTTCGCGGACAGGCTCGGGCGGGCCGGCTTCTCGGTCCAGGCCGGGCTGCACGGCGACGAGACCGCCGGCGTCACGCACTGGCACCTGCCGCTGGCCCACGAGCTGGAGAGCTGGTCGGACCTGCGCGCCCGCGACGGCACCGCGAGCCTCGTCCAGCCCCTGGTCCGGCCCCTCTACGGCGGCCGCTCGGCGCACGAGATCCTGTCCCTGCTCGCCGGCGCGCCCGCCACCTCTGGCTACGACATCGTCCGGGCGACGTGGCGCGACCGCGCCGGCGCCGATTTCGAGGGCTGGTGGCGGAAGGCGCTGCACGACGGACTCATCCCCGGCAGTGCCGCCGCCCCGGTCGATCCGGGCGCGGCGCGGCTGCCGACCCTGCCGGCGCCCCCGGCCGAGGGTTTCGCCGTGGAGCTGCGCGCCGATCCCTGCCTGTACGACGGCCGCTACGCCAACAATGCCTGGCTGCAGGAATGCCCGAAGCCGGTCTCCAAGCAGGTCTGGGGCAACGCGCTGGCGCTGTCGCAAGCCGAGGCGACGCGGCGCGGCCTGGAGGCGGGGGACCTCGTCGCTGTCGGGCTGAACGGCCGCCAGATCGAGGCGCTGGTCGCGGTGGAATCGGGCGTTGCCGACGGGGCCGGTGCGCTCACCTTTGGCTACGGCCGCCCCCGGGCCGGGGCGATCGGCAACGGCGTCGGCGCGGACAGCTATCGCCTCGCCACGAAGGCGGCCCCGCGCCTCCTGGCCGGCGTGAGCCTGGGAAAGACCGGACAGAGCGGCGAGGTGCTGCGCACCCAGAACTATACGCAGATCGAGGGCGAGACGAAAAAACTGTTTCGGCAGATCGCCTTGGCCGAGCTTCCTCGCGCAGAGTCTAAGGGCATCGGCACCGACCAGCCGACGCTCCTCGATCCGTGGCAGGGCGACGCGGACGGCCATGCCTGGGCGATGGTGATCGACACGCACGCCTGCATCGGCTGCAATGCCTGCGTGGTCGCCTGCCAGTCCGAGAACAACGTGCCGGTGGTCGGCCCGGAGGAGATCGCCCGGGGCCGGATCATGCACTGGCTGCGGGTTGATCTCTACGATTCCGGCACGCCCGAAGCGGTCAACGCCGGGTTTCAGCCGGTTCCGTGCATGCATTGCGAGCACGCGCCCTGCGAGCCGGTCTGCCCAGTGGCGGCCTCGGTCCATGACGGCGAGGGGCTGAACCTCCAAGTCTACAATCGCTGCGTCGGCACGCGCTTCTGCGAGGCGAACTGCCCCTACAAGGTCCGGCGCTTCAACTTCTTCGGCTATGCCGACGGGCAGCCCTACGCGACCATGGGCGCCGAGAGCATCAAGGCGCAGCACAACCCGAACGTCACGGTCCGCGCCCGCGGCGTGATGGAGAAGTGCACCTACTGCGTCCAGCGGATCGCCAACGCACGGCAGGAGGCCGAGCGCGACGGCCGGCCGATGGGGCCGGTCTCGACCGCCTGCCAATCCGCCTGCCCGACCCGGGCGATCACCTTCGGCGACCTTGCCAAGCCGGATGATCCGATCCGCGCCCTGCGCCAGGATCCGAGGCACTACGCCCTGATGGAGGAGCTGAACACGCGGCCGCGCACCACCTACCTCGCCGACCTGCATGCCCCGAACCCGGATCTCGGGGGGCGGACATGAGCGGCGGCACGCAGGCCCATCGCTGGATCGCCCCGGCCCAGCTCAGCCACGGCGCGATCTCGGCGGCGATCGCAGACCCGATCCAGAAGCGGAGGCCGGGCAAGGTCTGGTTCATTGCGCTGCTCGCCACCCTGCCCTTCGTGCTGGTGACGCTCGGGGCGATCGGCGCGGTGCTCACCGTGGGGATCGGCCTGTCGGGGGTGAACACCACCGTGGTCTGGGGCTTCTCGATCGCCAACTACGTCTGGTGGATCGGCATCGGCAATGCCGGCACGCTGATCTCGCCGATGCTGCTGCTCACGCGCCAGCGCTGGCGCGCCTCGATCAACCGCTTCGCCGAGGCGATGACCCTGTTCGCCGCCGGCATCGCCGGGATCTTCCCGATCATCCATCTCGGGCGGCCGCTCTACGCCTACTGGCTGGCGCCCTACCCCAACACCATGGACCTCTGGCCGCAATGGCGCTCGGCCCTGGTGTGGGATTTCTGGGCGATCCTCAGCTACATCCTGTTCTCGGCCCTGTTCTGGTTCACCGGGCTCCTGCCCGACCTCGCCACGATGCGCGACCGGGCCACGACCCGGGCCGGCCAGATCCTCTACGGCGCCCTGGCGCTCGGCTGGCGCAACTCCGCCCGGCACTGGCAGGTCTACGAGACCTACCACAAGACCATGGCGGCGCTCGCCGTGCCGCTGGTCTGCTCGGTGCACTCGATCGTCGGCCTCGACTTCGCGGCGAGCCTGATGCCGGGCTGGCAGGAGAGCATCTTCCCGCCCTACTTCGTCGTCGGCGCAATGTATTCCGGCTTCGCCATGGTGGTGGTGATCGCGATCTTCATCCGCTGGGGCCTGAGCCTCCAGGCGGTGATCACGCCGGCCCATTTCGACGTCATGGGCAAGGTCATGCTGTTCGCCAGCGTGGTCATGACCCTGTCCTACGCCACCGAATGGTTCATGGCCTGGTACGGCGGCGAGCATGCCGACCGCGACGTCGTCCGGTACTTCTTCGCGGGCGATTACCGCTGGCTGTACTACGCCCTGATCGCCTGCAACTGCGTCGTGCCGCAGGCCCTGTGGTTCCCGTTCGCGCGCCGGAACCTCTGGGCGCTCGCGGCGATCTCGGTGGTGATCAATGTCGGGATGTGGTTCGAGCGCATCCTGATCGTGTGGAACACGCTCTCGCACGGCCACGCGATGAGCCTGTGGCGGACCTATCACACGAGCCTCTACGATCTCGCGATCCTGTTCGGCCCGCTCGGCCTGTTCGTGCTCGGCTTCCTCGTGCTGGTGCGGATCTTCCCCATCGTCTCGATGCACGAGGTCCGGCAGATCAGCCACGACGAGGGGGCGGCCGCATGAGTGCCAGCACCAGCGCGCCCCTGCTCGCCGAGTTCGAGACCCCCGAGGCCCTGGTCCGGGCGCTGCGGCTCGCCCGCGCCGACGGCCACCGCCTGCTCGACGCCTTCACGCCCTTCCCGCTGGAGGAGCTGTCGGGCGCCCTCGCGCCGCCGCGCAACCCCGTGCGGCTGGTCATGGCTCTGGCGGGCTTCGGGGCCGCGGCCGCGATGTACGGCCTGCAATGGTACAGCGCGGTGGTCGCCTACCCGCTGAATTCCGGCGGGCGGCCGCTCCATTCCTGGCCGGTCTTCTCCCTGGTGCCGTTCGAGTTCGGCGTGCTGGCGGCGGCTGTGGCGGGCTTTGCCACGATGCTCTGGGCCTGCGGCCTGCCGCGGCTCAACCATCCGGTCCACGACATGCCGCAATTCGAGCGGGCGAGCCAGGACCGGTTCCTGCTGCTCGTCGCCCCGAAGGACGGGCCTGCGCCCCTGCGCCGCCGGCTGGAGGAGGCCGGGGCACTCCTCGTCTCGGAGATGCACGGATGAGGCGATCCTCCGTCTTTGCGAGCGCAGCGAAGCAACCCAGGGCGGCGCCGCGTTCGGAGGCGTCCCGCGGCTCTGGGTTGCGCCCCGTTCGAAGACGACCCGCTGCCCTGGGTCGCTTCGCTGCGCTCGCGATGACGGCGGCGTGCCTCACCGCCTGCGACGACCCGTCGATGCGGGTGCAGAACCGCTACGAGGTCTACGGCAAGGCACCGCTCTTCCCGGGCGGGGCCGAGACGCAGACGCCCGCGCCGGGGACCGTCGCGCAGGGCGACGCGGCTTACGATGCCGACCTCGACACGCCGCCCCATCTCGACGCGGCGCTCCTCGCCCGCGGCAAGGAACGCTACGAGGCGATCTGCACCCCCTGCCACGGCCATTCCGGCCACGGCGACGGCATGATCGTGCAGCGCGGCTTCCCGCCCCCGCCCTCCTTCCACGAGGACCGCCTGCGGGTGGCGCCGGCCCGCTACGTCGCCGACGTGATCACCAAGGGCTACGGGGTGATGTACCCCTACGCCAATCGGGTCGCGCCCCGGGACCGCTGGGCGATCGCCGCCTATATCCGCGCCCTGCAGCTCTCGCAGGGCGCGCGGGTCGCCGACGTGCCGGGCCTCGCGGAGCGGCTGCCATGATCGAATCCCTGGCCCGGGGCTGGCTTCTGGCCTGGCTCGTCTGGAGCGCGGTTCCCGTGGGCAGCCTCGTCCTGATGCTGATCCACCGGGTCACCGGCGGCCGCTGGGGCGAGGCCCTGGCCCCCGCCCTGCGCCCGGCCGCCGCCTTGATGCCGCTGGCCGCCCTGGCGTTCCTCGGCGTGGGCGTCAGCCTGCCCGCCCTCTACCCCTGGGCGGCCGATCCTGGGACGGTGAAGCCGGACATCGTCCAGCTCTACCTCGACCCGGCCCTGTTCGGCCTGCGGGCGGCCGTTGCGCTGGTCGGCTGGTCGGTCCTCGCCCTGTTGTGCCTCGCCGGCCGCTGCTCCCCCTCGCGGCGGCCCTGGGCCTCAGCTTCTACGGCCTCACGATCAGCCTCGTGGCGGTCGACTGGATCCTCTCGGTGGAGCCGCACTTCACGTCCTCCGCCTTCGCGGCCAACATCGCCCTCCACCAGATCCTGGCGGCCCTGGCCTGGGCCGCGATGGCGAGCCCGCCGGGGCTCGACGAGGACCGCGCCTCCGACCTCGCCGGGCTGATCCTCGCGACCCTTCTCGGGGTCCTCTACCTGGGCCTGATGTCCTACATCGTCGCGTGGTACGGCGACCTGCCCGAGAAGGCGGCCTGGTACCTGAAGCGCGGCACCG
This window of the Methylobacterium tardum genome carries:
- a CDS encoding DUF3341 domain-containing protein; the encoded protein is MSASTSAPLLAEFETPEALVRALRLARADGHRLLDAFTPFPLEELSGALAPPRNPVRLVMALAGFGAAAAMYGLQWYSAVVAYPLNSGGRPLHSWPVFSLVPFEFGVLAAAVAGFATMLWACGLPRLNHPVHDMPQFERASQDRFLLLVAPKDGPAPLRRRLEEAGALLVSEMHG
- a CDS encoding c-type cytochrome — translated: MTAACLTACDDPSMRVQNRYEVYGKAPLFPGGAETQTPAPGTVAQGDAAYDADLDTPPHLDAALLARGKERYEAICTPCHGHSGHGDGMIVQRGFPPPPSFHEDRLRVAPARYVADVITKGYGVMYPYANRVAPRDRWAIAAYIRALQLSQGARVADVPGLAERLP
- the nrfD gene encoding NrfD/PsrC family molybdoenzyme membrane anchor subunit; this encodes MSGGTQAHRWIAPAQLSHGAISAAIADPIQKRRPGKVWFIALLATLPFVLVTLGAIGAVLTVGIGLSGVNTTVVWGFSIANYVWWIGIGNAGTLISPMLLLTRQRWRASINRFAEAMTLFAAGIAGIFPIIHLGRPLYAYWLAPYPNTMDLWPQWRSALVWDFWAILSYILFSALFWFTGLLPDLATMRDRATTRAGQILYGALALGWRNSARHWQVYETYHKTMAALAVPLVCSVHSIVGLDFAASLMPGWQESIFPPYFVVGAMYSGFAMVVVIAIFIRWGLSLQAVITPAHFDVMGKVMLFASVVMTLSYATEWFMAWYGGEHADRDVVRYFFAGDYRWLYYALIACNCVVPQALWFPFARRNLWALAAISVVINVGMWFERILIVWNTLSHGHAMSLWRTYHTSLYDLAILFGPLGLFVLGFLVLVRIFPIVSMHEVRQISHDEGAAA
- a CDS encoding 4Fe-4S dicluster domain-containing protein, coding for MPPLTAPSRREALGLLSAGLAAGLGACSKPSEELVPYVVQPERLLPGVPERYATALSLGGWARGVHAIAVDGRPIKIEGNPLHPASLGATDVFAEAAILDLYDPDRSRTVTERVNGIASWDMVERALAAPLAEARRQKGKGFRLLTGHVTSPTLLRQIAALLQAMPDAAWHVHEPLDDAASLRGAELAFGRPLRALPDPGRAETILCVGADPLGPGPDQIRFGRAFIDRRRDSARFGRLYVAETALTQTGIKADARCALHPRDAGALLAALANALGAALPAPDLPQEAARFAAAAAADLRGAEGRALVLVGDALPPELHALGHWINGRLKAPVTYTAPLDGAGDRAPADLASLAADLEGGAVTCLAILGCNPVQTAPADLGFADRLGRAGFSVQAGLHGDETAGVTHWHLPLAHELESWSDLRARDGTASLVQPLVRPLYGGRSAHEILSLLAGAPATSGYDIVRATWRDRAGADFEGWWRKALHDGLIPGSAAAPVDPGAARLPTLPAPPAEGFAVELRADPCLYDGRYANNAWLQECPKPVSKQVWGNALALSQAEATRRGLEAGDLVAVGLNGRQIEALVAVESGVADGAGALTFGYGRPRAGAIGNGVGADSYRLATKAAPRLLAGVSLGKTGQSGEVLRTQNYTQIEGETKKLFRQIALAELPRAESKGIGTDQPTLLDPWQGDADGHAWAMVIDTHACIGCNACVVACQSENNVPVVGPEEIARGRIMHWLRVDLYDSGTPEAVNAGFQPVPCMHCEHAPCEPVCPVAASVHDGEGLNLQVYNRCVGTRFCEANCPYKVRRFNFFGYADGQPYATMGAESIKAQHNPNVTVRARGVMEKCTYCVQRIANARQEAERDGRPMGPVSTACQSACPTRAITFGDLAKPDDPIRALRQDPRHYALMEELNTRPRTTYLADLHAPNPDLGGRT